A genomic segment from Drosophila miranda strain MSH22 chromosome 3, D.miranda_PacBio2.1, whole genome shotgun sequence encodes:
- the LOC117187708 gene encoding myosin heavy chain, non-muscle-like encodes MESDQNEGELEQQLLQANPIYTKVKPLLEVTKQEEKLVQKEDELKQVREKLDTLAKNTQEYERKYQQALVEKTRLAEHLQAETELCDEAEESRSRLMARKQELEDMMQELETRVEEEEERVLALGGEKKKLELHIQDLEEQLEEEEAARQKLQLEKVQLDGKIKKHEEDLALTDDQNQKLLKEKKLLEERANDLSQTLAEEEEKAKHLAKLKAKHEATIAELEERMHKDQQQRQETDRTKRKVETEVADLREQLNERRTQVEEMQAQLLKREEELTQTLMRIDEESATKATAQKAQRELESQLAEIQEDLEAEKAARAKAEKVRRDLSEELEALKNELLDSLDTTAAQQELRSKREQELATLKKSLEEEGVNHEGVLADMRHKHSQELNGINDQLENLRKAKSVLEKAKGTLEAENADLATELRSVNSSRQENDRRRKQAESQIAELQVKLAEIERARSELQEKCTKLQQEAENITNQLEEAELKASAAVKSASNMESQLTEAQQQLEEETRQKLGLSSKLRQIESEKEALQEQLEEDEEAKRNFERKLAEVTGQMQEIKKKAEEDADLAKELEEGKKRLNKEIEVLERQVKELIAQNDRLDKSKKKIQSELEDATIELETQRTKVLELEKKQKNFDKTLAEEKAISEQIAQERDTAEREAREKETKVLSVSRELDEAFDKIEDLENKRKTLQNELDDLANSQGTADKNVHELEKAKRALESQLAELKAQNEELEDDLQLTEDAKLRLEVNMQALRSQFERDLLAKEEGAEEKRRGLVKQLRDLEAELDEERKQRTAAVASKKKLEGDLKEIETTMEMHNKVKEDALKHAKKLQAQVKDALRDAEEAKAAKEELQAQSKEAERKVKALEAEVLQLTEDLASSERARRAAETERDELAEEIANSSSKGSQMVDEKRRLEARIATLEEELEEEQSISEVLLDRSRKAQLQIEQLTTELANEKSNSQKNENGRALLERQNKELKAKLAEIETAQRTKVKATIATLEAKIANLEEQLESEGKERLLQQKANRKMDKKIKELTMNIEDERRHVDQHKEQMDKLNSRIKLLKRNLDETEEELQKEKTQKRKYQRECEDMIESQEAMNREINSLKTKLRRTGGMGLSSSRLTGTPSSKRGGGGGGGGGGGDDSSSVQDESLDGKDSGN; translated from the exons ATGGAGAGTGATCAGAATGAG GGTGAACTGGAGCAACAACTGCTGCAAGCGAATCCCATCTACACGAAGGTTAAGCCCCTGCTGGAGGTCACCAAGCAGGAGGAGAAGCTCGTCCAGAAAGAGGATGAGCTGAAGCAGGTGCGCGAGAAGCTCGACACGCTGGCCAAGAACACCCAGGAGTACGAGCGCAAGTACCAGCAGGCGCTGGTGGAGAAAACCAGGCTCGCCGAACATCTGCAGGCCGAGACTGAGCTGTGCGACGAGGCGGAGGAGTCGCGCTCGCGTCTGATGGCTCGCAAACAGGAGCTGGAGGACATGATGCAGGAGCTGGAGACGCGcgtcgaggaggaggaggagcgtgTATTGGCCCTGGGCGGTGAGAAGAAAAAGCTGGAGCTGCACATCCAGGACCTCGAGGagcagctggaggaggaggaggccgcGCGCCAGAAGCTGCAGCTGGAGAAGGTCCAGTTGGACGGGAAGATCAAGAAGCACGAGGAGGATCTCGCCCTCACCGACGACCAGAACCAAAAGCTGCTCAAGGAGAAGAAGCTGCTCGAAGAGCGGGCCAACGATCTCTCCCAGACGCtcgccgaggaggaggagaaggccAAGCACCTGGCCAAACTGAAGGCCAAGCACGAGGCCACCATCGCCGAGCTCGAGGAGCGCATGCACAaggatcagcagcagcgccaggAGACGGACCGCACCAAGCGAAAGGTGGAAACCGAGGTGGCGGACCTTAGGGAGCAGCTGAATGAGCGACGCACCCAAGTGGAGGAGATGCAGGCGCAGCTGTTGAAGCGCGAGGAGGAGCTCACCCAGACCCTGATGCGCATTGACGAGGAGTCCGCCACCAAGGCCACCGCCCAGAAGGCCCAACGTGAACTCGAATCGCAGCTCGCCGAGATCCAGGAGGATCTCGAGGCCGAGAAGGCGGCCCGCGCCAAGGCCGAGAAGGTGCGACGCGACCTCAGCGAGGAGCTCGAAGCActcaagaacgagcttctcgACTCCCTGGACACCACGGCCGCCCAACAAGAGCTGCGCTCCAAGCGCGAACAGGAGCTGGCCACGCTGAAGAAGTCGCTGGAGGAAGAGGGTGTGAACCACGAGGGCGTCCTGGCCGACATGCGGCACAAGCACTCGCAGGAGCTGAACGGCATCAACGATCAGTTGGAGAACCTGCGCAAGGCCAAGTCCGTGCTGGAGAAGGCCAAGGGTACGCTGGAGGCGGAGAACGCCGATCTGGCCACCGAATTGCGCAGCGTCAACAGCTCCCGGCAGGAGAACGATCGACGACGCAAGCAGGCCGAATCCCAAATCGCAGAGCTTCAG GTGAAATTGGCCGAGATCGAACGCGCACGATCGGAATTGCAGGAGAAGTGCACAAAGCTGCAGCAGGAGGCGGAGAATATCACCAATCAGCTGGAGGAGGCCGAGCTGAAGGCATCGGCAGCCGTCAAGTCGGCCAGCAATATGGAGTCGCAGCTGACGGaagcgcagcagcagctggaggaggagaCACGCCAGAAACTGGGCCTCAGCTCCAAGCTGCGCCAGATCGAGTCCGAGAAGGAGGCGCTGCAGGAGCAGCtcgaggaggatgaggaggccAAGCGTAACTTTGAGCGCAAACTGGCCGAGGTCACCGGCCAGATGCAGGAGATCAAGAAGAAGGCTGAGGAGGATGCCGACCTGGCCAAGGAGCTGGAGGAGGGCAAGAAGCGGCTCAACAAGGAGATCGAGGTGTTGGAGCGACAGGTGAAGGAGCTGATTGCCCAGAACGATCGCCTGGACAAGAGCAAAAAGAAGATCCAATCGGAGCTGGAGGATGCCACCATCGAGCTGGAGACGCAACGCACGAAG GTGCTCGAGTTGGAGAAGAAGCAGAAGAACTTCGACAAGACCCTCGCCGAGGAGAAAGCCATATCAGAGCAGATCGCCCAGGAACGCGACACTGCAGAGCGGGAGGCGCGCGAGAAGGAGACCAAGGTGCTGTCGGTGTCCCGCGAGCTGGACGAGGCCTTCGACAAGATCGAAGATCTCGAGAACAAGCGCAAGACACTCCAGAACGAGCTAGACGACCTGGCCAACTCCCAAGGCACCGCCGACAAGAACGTCCACGAGCTTGAGAAGGCCAAGCGCGCCCTGGAGTCGCAGCTGGCCGAGCTGAAAGCACAAAACGAGGAGCTCGAGGACGACCTCCAGCTGACGGAGGATGCCAAGCTGCGTCTCGAGGTCAATATGCAGGCCCTGCGCTCCCAGTTTGAGCGCGACCTGCTGGCCAAGGAGGAGGGGGCGGAGGAGAAGCGGCGAGGACTGGTCAAGCAATTGCGCGATCTGGAAGCGGAGCTCGATGAGGAGCGCAAGCAGCGAACGGCCGCCGTGGCATCGAAGAAGAAGCTGGAGGGCGACCTCAAGGAGATCGAGACCACGATGGAGATGCATAACAAGGTGAAGGAGGATGCCCTGAAGCACGCCAAGAAGCTGCAAGCACAAGTCAAGGATGCGCTTCGCGACGCCGAGGAGGCCAAGGCGGCCAAGGAGGAGCTGCAGGCGCAGAGCAAGGAGGCCGAGCGCAAGGTCAAGGCCTTGGAGGCAGAAGTATTACAGCTGACCGAGGATTTGGCCAGCTCGGAGCGGGCCCGACGGGCGGCCGAAACGGAGCGCGACGAGCTTGCCGAGGAGATTGCCAACAGTTCCAGCAAGGGATCGCAGATGGTCGACGAGAAGCGGCGACTGGAGGCCCGCATTGCCACACtcgaggaggagctggaggaggagcagtCCATTTCGGAGGTTCTGCTCGACCGCAGCCGCAAGGCGCAGCTGCAGATCGAGCAGCTGACCACCGAGCTAGCCAACGAGAAGTCCAACTCGCAGAAGAACGAGAATGGACGTGCCCTGCTCGAGCGCCAGAACAAGGAGCTGAAGGCCAAGCTGGCCGAGATTGAGACGGCACAACGTACCAAGGTGAAGGCCACCATCGCCACGCTCGAGGCCAAAATCGCCAATCTGGAGGAGCAGCTGGAGAGCGAGGGCAAGGAGCGACTGCTGCAGCAGAAGGCCAACCGCAAGATGGACAAGAAGATCAAGGAGCTGACGATGAACATCGAAGACGAGCGGAGACATGTCGACCAGCACAAGGAGCAAATGGATAAG CTGAATAGCCGCATCAAATTGCTCAAGCGCAATCTGGACGAGACGGAGGAGGAACtgcagaaggagaagacacAGAAGCGCAAGTACCAGCGCGAGTGCGAGGATATGATTGAATCGCAGGAGGCCATGAACCGTGAGATCAACTCACTCAAAACTAAACTACG ACGCACCGGCGGCATGGGCCTCAGCTCCAGCCGGCTCACGGGCACACCTTCATCGAAGCGCGGAGGAGGCGGTGGtgggggcggcggcggcggtgacGACAGCTCATCGGTGCAGGATGAATCATTAGATGGCAAGGATTCGGGCAATTGA